A stretch of DNA from Cryptomeria japonica chromosome 4, Sugi_1.0, whole genome shotgun sequence:
ACAAGGTATACCTTTTCTCTATTTAAATGTGCAGATGATAGGTTAGGCTCTCATTGTTTTGAGATGTAACAATTCTATATTGGGTATTTGCTTAAAATTTCTTAGGCCATCGAAGAAAACAAACTGTTCATTTTGGATCATCATGACACATTCATGCCATATCTCAACCGGATAAATGCTCTGTCCTCAAAGGTCTATGCTTCTCGCACAATTCTGTTCCTCTGCAATGATGACACTTTGAAGCCAGTTGCCATAGAACTGAGTCTGCCGTCTGGAAGTAGGGTGTTTACTCCTGCAGAGGAAGGGGTGTTTGGAGCACTCTGGCAGCTCGCTAAAGCACACGTTACGGTTAATGATTCTGGATACCACGAATTGATCAGCCACTGGTAAGTACTTTCATTAAATTTCTGGTTTTTCTGAAATCTCAAGGAAATTTAAAAGTTCTTTATCAATAGTACAAAAGGACTACTTATGAGATCTCTTGGGCATTGGCAAGACATTGATTCAACATCTTTGTTAATAGTAAATGCTCCTGGATTATCAGTATTTTCTTGACAATCTCATTGACTGAAGAAGAGATCTAAAACCATGACATGGGGTCTTGTTGTTTTGGTTTTTCAGGTTGAGGACACACGCAGTCATGGAACCATTTGTAATCGCCACAAACAGAAACCTTAGCGTCCTGCATCCCCTTCATAAGCTGCTGAGCCCTCATCTTCGTGATACAATGAACATCAATGCTCTGGGTCGCCATTTTCTCATAAATGCGGGAGGATTAATTGAGCAAACGGTGTTTCCACAGAAATATTCCATGGAAATGTCTGCTATAGTTTACAAAAACTGGAGATTTGACGATCAAGGCTTACCCGCTGATCTTCTTAAAAGGTACCAAGTTACTAACAAAGGTTGCATATTTCGGTTACTCTGAAATGTGACGTATTTGAATATACTGACACAGAATTTGGGATCAAACAGGGGAATGGCAGTGAAGGATGAATCCATGCCCCATGGGCTGAGGCTTGTGATCCAAGACTATCCTTATGCTGTGGACGGATTAGAGATATGGTTTGCAATACAGTCATGGGTTGGGACATATGTGTCTGTCTACTACAACGATGAACTTGTAAGAGGTGACACAGAGCTTCAGGCATGGTGGCATGAAATACGATATGTTGGTCATGCAGACAAAAAAGGCGAGACATGGTGGTACAAGATGGACACTGTGGAAGAGCTTGAAAAGGCATTAACAACAATCATATGGGTGACTTCTGCTCTTCATGCAGCAACTAATTTCGGGCAGTATGCTTACTCTGGGTACATGCCCAATAGGCCCGCTGTCAGTAGAAGGTTTATCCCCGTGGAAGGATCTCAAGATTTTTTAGAGCTTGCTAAGAATCCAGAAGTGTTTTTCTTGAAAACTGTCTCCAGTCACTTTCAAACTACTGCGGGCATTGGTCTGATAGAGATGTTGTCTAGACATTCCAGAGACGAAGTGTACCTGGGGCAGAGAGAAACAGAGGATTGGATTGATGATGAGCGCGTAATGGAGGCTTTTGAGAGCTTTAGCAGCgacttgaaagaaatagaggacaAGATAAACGAGAGGAATGCAGATCGAAGACTGAAGAATAGGTCAGGGTTTGCAAAGGTGCCATATACGTTGCTGTATCCGAGCACTTCGGATTTTAGCAGGAAAGGGGGATTAACTGGGCAAGGAATTCCAAACAGCGCCTCCATTTAGCAGAGCACCTCTTTACAGAATAAAATGCGTTTTATTGCATTGCTTAGGCATATAAATACTTTCTTCTGCATTTCACTTTCAGCAAATAATGTTAGCAGAGTGTTTCAATTTGTAATGTGAAACAGCTTCTGTCATTTCAAACTTACCTCCTCTGCAAATACTGAAAAACCCTCTTTAACAAGGGAGGAAATAAAATTACTAAATTTTGAAAGGCAGAGCCAAgaatatattcaaaagatatggCGCGGAAATACCTtgattcaaatttatttttatttatttaaactaaacTCAAAGTAAGATTATTAGTTATCACTAATTGAATTACAATACATCCGGCGAAATGGCACAAGATTTAACACAGTTcagaatataatataaaaataacatttaaatcTTTTTTAACTGAATTTAGTTTGTATGAGAaattttttggattcaattgtgatcggaaatgttgatgcaaaaatcttccTTGGTCGACTTGAGACCACGCTCATGTCTAATGTTAGTGTTGAGTTCTTTGATCCGTGCGTCGATAGGCTGTCCCGTAGACACCAATATATTGTGTACCACAAGAGTATTTTACTTTGTAGACACCAATGTAGTGGAGATGATCAAGATGACCCTTAGGGGAGGGGATGCAATGTCTTAGGGTACGGATTGACTTGAAAGTGTAATGAAGGTCCCTATTACGAAGAATCTTAGAAATTTCGTAGGAGAGACCTTCAATGAAGGGGAGGGAGGCGACATGGAGGTCAATTAAGTACAAAAACTTGAATAAGGTAGACAATTTCTTGGTCGATGTGGTCACTATCACAAATTCTAAAGGCCTTGGTAATTAAAGTTTTGAGGAAACCAGTTTTTTGGGCAAGGTAATGATGGGAGGAAGCATGAAGGTATAGGTCAATGTGGGTAGCTTATCAAAAGACTTAATGTGCTAGGGAACCATCAGGTTTTCTGGTAAGCAAAATATCAAGAAAGGGAAGTTGGTTGAGGGATTCCAATTCTTTGGTGAAGGAAATGCAAGGAGCGATTTTATTTAAGTGAGAATATAATTCCTCCAACTTCTCTGGACAATGTGGTCAACAAATATTGGTTTCATCAACATATCACTTCCACCATTTGGGTTTGAGTGGAAAACAGTTGAGCGCAATGTCTTCAAACTGCTAAATGTGTAGAATGTCTAACACAAAGGAAAAAGGGGGGCTCATGGCAACACCGTCTACTTGCTCATAAACAATCCCTTAGAAGGTGAAAGAAGGTATATTCAAGGCACAACTCAACCGGGGCAATATCACTATTGGTTTTTCACTTAATAATctcaattgaaatagtcaattccTTATCAAGCTAATTAAAAATGTCAAAAATTCTTTACCATTTTTTTCGACTCTACAAATTGTACCCAATTTAATATTCATCTTTGTAGCATGTTCGAAGGATTATCTTAGATACAATCTTAAGCCATTTTCCCTAATTTGGATGCTAGTATATGTTTTCTTATTTGTCACTTTCAATTTCATATTTTCATAGATGTTTGTTAATGTTTAGAAATTGATGAGCAAATATAGTGTAAGCATACAGATTAAGTCTCTAGATTTGATTAAATGAGCATGTGAttgaccatataatttttaaattgAACTTGGAGAAGCTTGTAATCATTAATATCAATAAAGTATGCACATGGAAATGGGGGATTGAAAAGGAGGTCAAAAGTAGCCTTTTTTCCTAAAATTAGTAAAAAAAAGATCTTAGATGAGAAATTAAAGATAGTCATGCTCAAACAAGAATTGTAGTGCTTAAATTATAGTTTTTAAACCACTAGATTTCTTTTTAAAAAGGTGGAGATTAAGAGGTTTAACTAGGGGATGCACACAAGGTGCTCTTGTTTTTATCACACAAATATTAAACATAGTCTTGCGCTCCCTCTAAAATGTCAACTTCAAATATTTCACAAACCACTTCAATAGAAAATTAGCTTTTATCATGTAGTTTATGCCTAATTTTTAACCAATATATGATCTTTtattaattttcaaagtggaaACATTCTAAAAAATGAAAAGTTGAGCATGCTCCCTCCATTTTTTTTGGAAACATATTGAAACTCATTTTTTTAAAGTATATATAATAGAGTGTATGATGTAAAAATGTAATGTGTTTCAAATAGGGAcgaataaataaaaaattacattaaaAATACTATAAATaggcagggataactttaagaaacccccccccccccccgggcaactgtgtaaaatcctggcgaatcagacattatttttggggggaaatttacatatcgatggcgaaattttttttttaaatgacgaaaaaattattttgtattggcgaatttttttctagtgtgcgaaaatgccataaatttctggcgaataataccttgttctatggggaaaatatttattgtgggaggcgaataattattgttaaaaggaacaaatatataattgtatgagcgaaaatttttactccgaaggaaaaattatttaaatgtattggcgatttttatccaccgcttgaaaattatttaaacgtattggcgaatattttgttatttatggtataatatataattcattggtgtTTTCATAAATttattgccattaatagacaaggcacatcacatcacatcagtacatcacatcacataatacattgagtccggactctgcacgatgtatcaataagcgcagcctctttgacacgtaaagggtgacacatacctaaaatctgtcaatgattttaaaccatttgatgatcgtatatcaatggctgaagttttatttcggcccaattttctgaagagaacatagctcaccagaaagtgctcggaatggaattggattcaatagacacgtatcaaacgtcacgaatcacgatccataatttcgttcatttaatatatatcttttcacttacgacaatccactctgtccccacgacttccaatgtgatacttgccaatttggtactagttcatagctgtttccaatttcgcacactcgtgcatttatgggaaagatttgcagagatatgaaagatttaaatttttttatagcagttaatactgttaaagaagtaattattacaatcaagagcttcaacaatttatatatgatctttgcttctttcatcttcaattagcctttgccatttagtagataaattGTCAGAGCTCacgatattttaggtttataggctcactgctcaggttgtttaatttgttaatctgttttctcaagatggacactcccatccgcttgagaagcatttttgtagaggaccagagggcctttctaggctctgttagagacccaaccctccaatcagtctgcaaggaggttagGTCGTTCACTAATGAAGCTatgcggatggtgctgggcagagaatttctgcgaaatgaaaataggtaccgtgttaacacggacattacatcccgcttcttagcgtctcttctggacttgggaggagacaaggtggatatgttgatgctgttgaggaaggtttttaaggaagacttcctcggagatgacattactcttgtcgttcttgcagaagtaggggtggggatcccttgggcgagtgatttatccaagcttctcctccctgaccaaacactgccagtggccaggcaactgtttctcctaaacctgaatgcggagtaGCTGACGCGTCACAAAAAATGGGCACAGATTGGCAGAGACTTCCTCCGAAAATGGTTCCtcttggacgactttccaaactacatgtggcttgaagaattctctcagcttatgttgtctgaagaattctacatggaaggagggccagattcatagggaaaaattgtaaacaattccactacctgtagttttttttcctatgtccttgaaccctaacaggctgagtgccagaggctcactcattttggcttttaagtttttgggggactcaagtctctgacgaaaaaattgtaaatttcaaaagcataaataatttaatgataatttttgaaattctagtt
This window harbors:
- the LOC131062552 gene encoding probable linoleate 9S-lipoxygenase 5, whose amino-acid sequence is MEVNLYCFGPLKSLLRKLFGSPEEEETITGFAVLRKKNVLDLLQNNVSLQLISTTSMDPSNGSGKLGEAAFIRKWKSSGERKISGESTYRIDFKWDFSFGTPGAFLIRNLHCHEFFLKSLNIEFPEQGNVHFDCNSWVYPVNKYKTDRIFFSNKSYLPADTPLALVELRNKELESLRGDGTGKREGWDRVYDYDVYNDLGDPDKGEDYKRPVLGGSTEFPYPRRGRTGRHHNKTDPATESRLCLLNLNIYVPRDERFGPLKMCDLLTNGLKSMLQAAVPQFKALFDRASDFHSFEDFKKLYAESANSGNSLEPQNGESLFKYPKPQAIAADEFAWRKDEEFARQMLSGVNPLHIRRLQSFPPTSTITAAHIEKNFHGLTVDKAIEENKLFILDHHDTFMPYLNRINALSSKVYASRTILFLCNDDTLKPVAIELSLPSGSRVFTPAEEGVFGALWQLAKAHVTVNDSGYHELISHWLRTHAVMEPFVIATNRNLSVLHPLHKLLSPHLRDTMNINALGRHFLINAGGLIEQTVFPQKYSMEMSAIVYKNWRFDDQGLPADLLKRGMAVKDESMPHGLRLVIQDYPYAVDGLEIWFAIQSWVGTYVSVYYNDELVRGDTELQAWWHEIRYVGHADKKGETWWYKMDTVEELEKALTTIIWVTSALHAATNFGQYAYSGYMPNRPAVSRRFIPVEGSQDFLELAKNPEVFFLKTVSSHFQTTAGIGLIEMLSRHSRDEVYLGQRETEDWIDDERVMEAFESFSSDLKEIEDKINERNADRRLKNRSGFAKVPYTLLYPSTSDFSRKGGLTGQGIPNSASI